In Rhodanobacter humi, the genomic stretch CCGACACCACCAATTGATCTTCCACCTTGGAGCGCACGTACAACGAGGCCACGGCGAACAGCACGCTGAGGCCGAAACCGAACAGCGCGAAGGAGAGGACGAGACGGAAACGGAGCTTACGCCTGGACTGCATCCGGCTCGACCATCCTGTAGCCGATACCGTGCCGCGTGTGGATCAGCGGCTTGTCGAAGGGCTTGTCGATCGCCGCGCGCAGGCCGTGGATGTGCACGCGCAGCGAGTCGGAGTCGGGCAGCTCCTCGCCCCACACCTTCTGTTCCAGGTCCTGGCGCGTCACCACCGAGGGGCTGGCTTCCATCAGCGCCTGCAGCAGCTTGAGGCCGATCGGGTTGAGCTGGATCGCCTTGCCCGCGCGGCTCACGGTGAGCGTGTCGAGGTTGTAGGTGAGGTCGGCCACCTTGAGCACGCGGCTCTGCGGGCCCTTGCCGCGGCGCGCCAGCACTTCCAGCCGCGCGGACAGTTCCTGCAGCGCGAACGGCTTGGTCATGTAGTCGTCGGCGCCGGACTCGAAGCCGGTGAGCTTCTGCTCCAGCGCATCGCGCGCGGTGAGCATCAGGATCGGCGTCTGCTTGTGCGCCTCGTGGCGCAGCTTCTTCGCCACTTCGAGGCCGTCCATGCCGGGCAGGGTGAGGTCGAGCACGATCACGTCGAAATCGTGCACCACCGCCAGGTGCAGGCCGGTGACGCCGTCGCCGGCGAAGTCCACCACATGGCCACGATCTTCCAGATAGTCGCCGATATTGGTCGCGATGTCGCTGTTGTCTTCGATCACCAGTACGCGCATGCGCTGCTCCATGGTGTCGCCGGCGGCACGGGCCGGCCCAGCCGCAAGCTTAACATTTGCGGCACCGATAACTCG encodes the following:
- a CDS encoding response regulator transcription factor produces the protein MRVLVIEDNSDIATNIGDYLEDRGHVVDFAGDGVTGLHLAVVHDFDVIVLDLTLPGMDGLEVAKKLRHEAHKQTPILMLTARDALEQKLTGFESGADDYMTKPFALQELSARLEVLARRGKGPQSRVLKVADLTYNLDTLTVSRAGKAIQLNPIGLKLLQALMEASPSVVTRQDLEQKVWGEELPDSDSLRVHIHGLRAAIDKPFDKPLIHTRHGIGYRMVEPDAVQA